The following are encoded together in the Culex pipiens pallens isolate TS chromosome 1, TS_CPP_V2, whole genome shotgun sequence genome:
- the LOC120430987 gene encoding uncharacterized Golgi apparatus membrane protein-like protein CG5021 — protein sequence MSSATVPLLDDTVPFGDEELDSSGGAKRLSHPYVTFFHVFFRGAAVATYLFWGLFSDSFIKCFLMMVFLLSADFYLVKNLSGRLLVGMRWWNYVDDDGRSHWVFESKKGDANYEARINPHEARLFWMALVVCPVIWSLLLLVALVGFKFEWMLLVLIALSLNGANLYGYIKCNFGAGANLSTTTTDFVKSQVLKNAVSLMTQSSTPAASAAPKPTIVA from the exons ATGTCTTCAGCAACG GTTCCCCTGCTGGACGACACGGTTCCCTTCGGTGACGAAGAGCTCGACTCCTCCGGCGGAGCGAAGCGACTTTC CCACCCGTACGTGACCTTCTTTCACGTGTTCTTCCGCGGAGCGGCCGTGGCGACCTATCTGTTCTGGGGGCTGTTTAGCGATTCGTTCATAAAGTGCTTTCTGATGATGGTGTTCCTGCTGTCGGCGGACTTTTATCTGGTGAAGAATTTGTCCGGGCGGCTGCTGGTCGGTATGCGATGGTGGAACTACGTGGACGACGACGGCCGGTCCCACTGGGTGTTTGAGTCGAAGAAGGGGGACGCGAATTACGAGGCGCGCATCAATCCGCACGAGGCCAGACTTTTTTGGATGGCGTTGGTCGTTTGTCCGGTCATTtggtcgctgctgctgctggtggcacTGGTCGGGTTCAAGTTTGAGTGGATG CTCCTAGTCCTGATTGCCCTGTCGCTGAACGGCGCCAATCTGTACGGTTACATCAAGTGCAACTTTGGAGCCGGTGCCAACCTGAGCACCACCACGACAGATTTCGTCAAAAGTCAAGTCCTGAAGAACGCCGTCAGCTTGATGACTCAGTCGAGCACGCCAGCGGCGTCCGCGGCACCGAAGCCAACAATTGTAGCTTAA